cgacaggatcgcttgagcccaggagttcaagaccagcctggacaacaaagtgagatcctgtctcaacaaaaaatacaaaaaatttgccagatgtggtggtgcagatctacagtcccagctactcaggaggctgagctgtgaggattgcttgagtcctgggaggttgaggctgcagtaagccatgatcacaccactgcaatccaacctgggtgacacagcaagaccctgtctcatattgaaaaaaaaaaaaaaaaaaaaaaagaatgagagcaaCAGCTATTTTTCAAAATCCTTATTCCCCATATTCATTTTAGATACCAAGTTCGGGACCTTTTGGCTAGTCTActttaagaagtaaaaatattttttaaacgaCAATGACATAAAACGTGTTACCTCTTTGTAACAACTGGtcttgattttaaagaaaaaaacaacacattaaaaaaacaaacatttaaaagtatTCCCTTAGTAAACAGTAAACAGTACTAGTACTCACATTCAGCACCAGTCTCTCATCTTTACTCCAATTCTGTATCTACAAGAGCCTACAAGAATTTTTCACTTGAACAACTCAAATAATAAGCCCCAAGCAATTTTCCCTAGACCACTTTTCCCCAAACAAGATCCCTCTTCCACATCTCTAATTCCTCCAATGATATTATCATTCTCTCAGTCATCTAGGCTCATGGCCAGAATAATCTTTGACTCCTATCTCTCTCTTATTCTCTATACTCAAAACCATATGTCTTTCTTCAAATGAATTTCATTCATAGGCCCAACTCCATTCCCACTTATCCACCTCTTTCAGGTGTCATCACCCTACTCCTTCCCTCCAACCCTATCACTGTCTAAACCATCACCTGTTTATCCTTCTTAAAGGACCAATTCGATCATGCTTGTCCTCTGCTTTATAACCTCCATGAATTGCCATTACTCAACctacagaataaaatccaaatgttGAATTTAGAACTTTTGATCATGTAAGACTGATCATTTGAGAATTTACAGTGAATTCTCCCCTTTTATAAAAGTGTGTAACCACATAATATCCTGTATGTTTCTTAGCCATTTCCTATTACTGTTATTAGTGGTGTGGAGGCTTCTACAGAAATAAGATTTCTTTTATATATCCTTACCAGATACTAAGTAGATAACCAATTACCGAGTTAGATACTACCAGTTAACAGTGCATATATCCTGAGTACCTGATATGtgatcatttattcaacagatatttgctGAATAATGAATCTGTGCTGAAGATACTAATGTGACTTCCATCTACTAAGAGATTTCCATGTGCCAGACAACACTAGTTTAgatgcattatctcacttaatacAAGTCATCCTCAGATAGTATTATCAATCTCATTTTTAGTATGAGGCAATTATATCTCTAGTATAGTCTACTTTAAAAAGTAGAGCCAAAATCAGAACTGAGTAAAAAGTTTGTACTCTTTAACACTGTATTCTACTCCTATAGAAATATTACTCTAAAGAAAGGAGCTGTCATCTATTCGGCATGGTGGACACACAAATATAATACTTTGTCCTAAATACTATGAAGGATGCAATTAATGTCTTATTTGAGCACAAAATGATGGGCCAAACTCTAGGGTAAAAAGATGGAGAGTCAGAGATATCTGGAGATGACATGTTTAAGAATGAATCACAGttacaaaataaagaaacaacatTCCCAAAAAAGGGGATAACCTGTGCAAAGGTAGAAAAGCACAAATTTCATGACTTACTCAGAAAACAGCAAACAGTTCAGTTTTCTAGAAAGTAAGTGTGATAAGGGAGACTGGTAGAAAGGGCAAGCATAGTCAGATCATGAACAGTTTAGCCAACGAGTTTAGATTTTGGCCAATAACTAAGAGAAAGCCATTGTGTAATTTTAAGCAAGAGGGAATAATCACATTTGTGCTTTAGAAACACTGCTCTGTACTGACAAATGGACTGGAAGAGCTACAGCCTAGAAGCAGGGACACCATTTTAGGTTACTGAAAGAGTTCAGGCAAGAGACTAACCTAGAACAGTGGCGAGGGACAGAAAAAGATTGATTCAAAAGATATAGAGGAAACAGAACTACAGGACTTGGTATCCAATTAGGTTGGGGGTTTGTAGGAAggtgagggaaaggaaagaatctAGGTAAATCCAAGGTTTCTCTCTTGAGCTCTGTCTGGGTGGATGGAAGCACCATTAACTAAACAGGGAGGAGGAGCAAAAACAaggtaaatataaagaaaatgtcagatGGTATTGGTACATACTTCTAGTATACCCAAAAGATGTCTAGTAAACAAATAGGTATACCTAGATCTCAGGAGAAATCCaaggtaaaaatacaaaactggaaGATAATGACAAGGAGAGTGAATGAAACTTCCTAGAGAAATGTGTACAAAAGGAGACAGCCAAAGATCAAGTTGTGGAGACCACCAATATTTAAAACAGGCAGACAGAAGTATGAAAACTAGGAGAGAGTAGTGATACAGAAGCTTAGAAAGGAGAAAGTTTCATGAAGAAGGGAGTTGTCAATGCACTAAATGTACCAAAGAGATGAGGATTTGAAAATTGAGTAACTGGTGACTTGAAGAAGAGAGGTAGCAGAGGAATGGCTGGTAAAGAAAGCTAAACTAGACAGGGTTGAGTgaatggcagggaagaaaataGAGGCAGAAAGTTTGAGAAGAGTAACAACTAGAGAAGAAAAGAGCACAGAAGAGCAACATTTTTAGAATGGTAgagattttagtatttttataggATGAGAAAGGGACTAGtggaaaatgagattttaaaattatacctctGTACTTAAAATTAGTATATGGAAAAGTTACCCATGATACAATGTTAAGCAAAAAAACAAGTTGCAGAATATGTATGCTATAATATCACTTAAAATTCTGACTCCTTTCAACGGCCCTCAAGGCGTTTAGGTCTTTATGATCTGGCCCATACCTACCTTTAACTTCATGGTATGCCATTTTCCCCTTCATTCATTATGTCCCAGCAACACTGGCCATTCTTTTTGGTCCTTCAACACACAAGCCTGTTTTTGCCTCAGGAATTCTGCACTTGCTGATACTTCTGCCAGAATGCTCTTCTCCTGATCAAAGGCTAGTTCCCTGAAGTCATTCATATCTCAGTTCAAACATCCTTCCTCAGAGAGGTCTGCCTACCTTTATGTAATATTGCATATCTCttcacctcagcccccaaaagtTACCAGCAATACCTTGTGTTAGCAACTACCATTATGTGAAATTCTTATTTACTTGTCCATTCCCCTCCTAGAAATGTAAGCTCTGTAACAGAGATTTCATCTTCCACATATGCAACATATTGTTCACCACATATCCCCGCTGCTTAAAATAATACCgggcacatagtagacactctGCTGTTGAATGAaaatctgtacacacacacatacacacacacacacacacacacacagagatgtaTTTACATGAAAAATACTAAGAAAGGTCAGAAAGGATCTAATACTTGAACTTATTTATATGGGGGCAGCATGAGGCTAGGAAGAGAGGCATACAATAACCATTCACTGTTTCCTTCATCTCTATTCAAACTTTCTGCAGAAGTCATGTCTTttgcaattgaaaaaaaaattaataatgatcATACGAGCCTAGGACAGTCAATCTATTCTGCTTCTCTATTTTCGTTTGGTGGGCTATAATGATCTAATCACCTGTGGAACAAGCGACTACTCTGATTGCAGGTTGATCCTTGAGTTGTTTTGGTATGGCAGTTCAAAGTTAAAATCTTAAATCTTGGAGCTGGAAAGAGCTTAGGGATCATCTAATCCAACCCCctagttttatagatgaggaagaagAGACTTATAgcaatttaattaataaaaaatagggCATTGATGAAAAAGTTTCAAAGACTATATGATTAAGAACAATTTAAAAGACTAATCTactatatgttatatgtaatttaaataataaaagcctCCTAAAAGTTACTCTCACATATAACCTACAATCTTCTGGTGAAAACTATTACTCTCAAAGTAAACTTATTTCCCTAAGCATACTATTTGACCAATGAACTCTACAGTTAAAGCATCATAATATATCAAAGGATATGGAATAcacgtatgtatgtgtgtgtatatatatatggagtgaAAATATTATTCACTCTTGATACCCTAACACTGTTAGGTGTGCAGACTAACTGAAGTTAGCAGGCACTTCTTTCCACAGGGTAGACATACAATACATCAAGTGTATCATACATTTAAGGATTCATTATACTTTGATTCAAATTTCTGTATCAATTtctataatgtatatttaatgggATAAAAACCAAATGTTAGGTTAAGAAATGCACTATACTATGTCATTTATAGAAATGTCTTAACTATTTCTCTCTCTAGATATACTATAGTTTACCAGGAATACAACAAATTTTGTCCAAATTTCTGAATAATACCACCTTATGTTTAACACACTGTCTCACCTGACCCTCACAAACAACCCCAGAGACAGCAGATATTATTACTTCCATTTAGTATataaaaatgaggctcagagattaAGGAGCTTGACCACAGTCATTCAGACAAGTCCTAGAACCTAGATCCTCTACTTCTTAGCCATTGTTCTTTCCAACGCCCAGATTACTTCACATTTACCAtttactaaaatgtaaatataatttccttccttccttatcaGTGAAGGTGAAGAGTACCAAAATCCTAGCATTCCTATCCTATTCTACCTGAACTTTTAGTACATCACATTAGTCATTCATCTTAACACTGATGAGAAAGATGTGAAAGTCACCTTAACTGAGAATTGTGCTTATCAATAATTCTGTATGAAATCCTACCAAATAGTCAATTACTTTCTTAATCATAATAAAGGTACCCACTTATTTAGAAAGCTCCCTAcaaacaataaccaaaacagtgttAAAATGGTCTTTCTAGTTGGAAATAAAATCTGAAACCAAATCTTAGCCCTACTACTAACTGTTCAACACTCAGTGCATTTCTTAATTTAGTATCATCCTCATCCAAAAATGAGGATACCACCACCTGCTTCTGTGAGTTGCTGGGAAGATCAGATGGTACAATAGGTGTAAAGCAATTAGCTCTTAGAAAATGGCCAGAtctgctaacatggtgaaaccctgtctctactaaaaatacaaaaaaaaaatttagccaggtgtggcggcacgcgcatgtagtcccagctacttgggaggctgaggcaggagaatcacttgaacccgggaggcggaggttgcagtgaccagagattgtgccactgcactccagcctagcgacagagctagactctgtctaaaaaaaaaaaaaagaaaaaggccagatCTTATAGTTGTTAGAGACACAGATGCAGATAGCTACTGCTGATAGGTAATGTCATTTAATTTATGTGAACTTTTACTTGTTTAACTTCTAGTGTgcccttattttttttctcccaaatattTGGGGCAGGACACAATACACTCATGCTCCCAGGGAATAAACTAAAGTGAGAGCTGAATTTCATTCTTGTTTCAACCCCTGTAATTAAGCAACAGAGTAAAAATCTATTATTTGACTGTCTCGGAATTGGCTATATCTAAATCTAAGCTTACATTATTTTGACTCCTACTCTTTATCTGAGTTGGCTAACTGCATCTTTCactctattttgaaataaaactaataagccaattttataaatacaaataaaaatacagtgaatTCATCTTGGGTGAAAAGAGTAGGAAGCCTTCAGGGAGAATGCAGAGAGGGACTTAACACTGAGAAATTATGTATTCAGAAGTCCATTTTGTCCtaatttactttctcttttaatcttcacaaacaTTCTAATCAATAGAGGCCTCATCTTATAGATTAGGAAAGTTTAGAAGCTTTAACTCTGACTCTCTCCCCTTTGCTCAAGGTGCTTAACCACTCTAACCTACAAGAAGGCTCTTGCTCAACTCAAGGCCTTAATCTCTGCTCAGAATGGTCTCCTGTTTCTCCACAAGGCTGTCTCCTTCTGCTTCAGGTCTCACCTCAAATAGTAACTCCTCCGTTCAATCTAAAGTAGTGTACACCTACGTCAGTGTAGtctggtaaattttttttaaaaagaaaaaaaataaagttgtgtaCGCCAATTActcatctttatttccttcagagAACACAAAATGGTCTGTATTCATCTTCTTTTTGTGTTTAAGGGCAGAGATACTTTGATTATGACGATGAACATACCTGCCTACAGTCATTTAGCAAGTAAATAGTAGGCCCTGGAAACCAATCCAAGGAAATCTGACTGCAAGCTCCTGCACTGCCCTACCACTACTTTTTGTACAGACGATAGGGAAAGTGCTTTGGGCTGGGAAATAAATTAAGAGGTGTGCCTTGCTGCTTTTTTATATTCATTCACTATAAAGAAATTATACATACAGTTAATACCACAAAATATTTAATCCGAATTTATGCATAcagttaatattataaaataattcgaATTTCAAGAGCTATTACATTGCCTATTAGAATCACAACTCAATTTGGAAAAACACTACATTTATAATGAGCCTTATCCTAATACTTCAAATTTGTTAATTGGCATCTGCGCAAATAGTTATTCAGGGCTAAAAGAGAATTGTCACATACACAAATGAGTTTTACTAACAAGcttataatattcttttaaaaattgttttgaatttcACAATACATCATGcagaaaacttttaaaaccaGCCATATGACATCATTTCGATAATGGTGTTCTTTAAGAAAGATGACACATGCACGCACTGTTGCGTTTTTGCTGTTAAACCATATTCTTGCAGGTAAGTCACTTCATGTAAAACGCTAAGCGCGGCTAAAGCGGACCACTAACAACATTCTCTTTGTTACCTTACCCACAGGATTTAATACTTACTGCTGAGTTCTCCATCCTCAGATACTCCTGTCCCTCTCATTCCTAGGTAAGTCAGTCCCAGTATTAGGAAAAATAAGCAGGCAGCAGTTAAGAGAAACATCGACAAGTAGTGGGCACTGAAACTCCCTGTTGGGGACACCTCCTCCCGTTTAAATTGCTGGAGAAGTTCCTCTTCGGGTTCGGAAAGCTTCGGTTTGTTGTATGTGTTTTTCAGGTAGGTATGATTGGAGCCCGTATGATTGGCGTGATTGATCCTGAGTGAACTAGAGGCGGCCACCGCCGCACTGGGAGGGAGACTGTTAGAATAAATCCTGGGGGAGTCCACACTGAAGGCCCCACCGCCAATATGATTATTGGTTTTCAGAAGGGAGCCTGTTGACGAATCCAAGGTTGAGTCCATGTCAGTAAGTGGCGGGGGCAGGAGAGGGGTCAGTTTCTTAGCGTTAACACGGTATCTAGGAACGGGGCTGGAGTCCACTTGATCACACCCTCCTCCCTGCTCCGCGGCCGCCGCCTCTTCGAGGTTTCGGCTCCTGTCTAGACTCCCGGCAGCCGCCGCCCTGTCATTCATCGCGAGTCCTCCCCCTCCCTGAACTGAAGTCTCCAGCCTGCCGCCGGCCGATTTAGCAGTCAGCGCGGGGAGAGGCTTACTATGGGTTCGTCTGGGCCGATGCCGGGAAAGGGAGTCGTCCTTTAATACCTGTCTGCTGGAGGCCACGTCGTCGTCGTCCTCTTCCTCTGAGTCCGAATAGTTTTCCCGGCAGCTGTAGGGGACAAGCCGGCTGCCATTCACGGTCCGGCTCGCCCAGAGCGGCTCCTCGGTCTCCGGGTCCCTCTCCTCACcgtcctctccctccccttcctcgtCCTCCACTGCTCCATCTTTCCCCGGCGGGGTCTGCAGCTCGGGGCCCGCCGGCCTCCTGGCCCCCCACCACGAGTGGGGCTTCCTTCGCTCGGCAGAGTTGCTGTTAGTCACCTCGCTGGCGGCCAGGGGCGCCGGCGGCGCTTTGAGCCCGCGGTACTGGAGCGAAGCCCGGTCCTTCCTCCCGCCGCCGCCGGCCTGGTCCCGGGGACTGGCCTCCACGTCCGACTCGTCCGAGCTGAAGCCCAGTAGCACTTTGCTGCCAGCCGCGGGGGCGGCGGAGGCGCCCCCGGGCCCTCCCAGGAGGCTCTCTGGGCCAGAGGCCGAGATTCGGCACAGGCCCCCAGGAGTCCTTAAGTAGGAGAGGTCGCCCGAGACCGGCCGGACCCCCATCcccgcggccgccgccgccgctggtCCCGCGGCTGCGACCGTGGCGGCTGCCGTGTTATTGTTATTACTGTTCCGCGTCTTGTTGCCGCGGCCCCCTGACCGGTGCTGTTGCTGCTCTTCCTCTCGAAGCTTCTTCAGCTTCTTGAGGTAGACCGGGCGGGTGCTCTCCGTCACTGGTCCGGGAGACAGGCCGTAACGGCGGAGCTGAGAGAAAAGCTCCTCATCCGAGAGCTGCTGAGGCGCCG
The Pan troglodytes isolate AG18354 chromosome 10, NHGRI_mPanTro3-v2.0_pri, whole genome shotgun sequence genome window above contains:
- the LEMD3 gene encoding inner nuclear membrane protein Man1 — protein: MAAAAASAPQQLSDEELFSQLRRYGLSPGPVTESTRPVYLKKLKKLREEEQQQHRSGGRGNKTRNSNNNNTAAATVAAAGPAAAAAAGMGVRPVSGDLSYLRTPGGLCRISASGPESLLGGPGGASAAPAAGSKVLLGFSSDESDVEASPRDQAGGGGRKDRASLQYRGLKAPPAPLAASEVTNSNSAERRKPHSWWGARRPAGPELQTPPGKDGAVEDEEGEGEDGEERDPETEEPLWASRTVNGSRLVPYSCRENYSDSEEEDDDDVASSRQVLKDDSLSRHRPRRTHSKPLPALTAKSAGGRLETSVQGGGGLAMNDRAAAAGSLDRSRNLEEAAAAEQGGGCDQVDSSPVPRYRVNAKKLTPLLPPPLTDMDSTLDSSTGSLLKTNNHIGGGAFSVDSPRIYSNSLPPSAAVAASSSLRINHANHTGSNHTYLKNTYNKPKLSEPEEELLQQFKREEVSPTGSFSAHYLSMFLLTAACLFFLILGLTYLGMRGTGVSEDGELSIENPFGETFGKIQESEKTLMMNTLYKLHDRLAQLAGDHECGSSSQRMLSVQEAAAYLKDLGPEYEGIFNTSLQWILENGKDVGIRCVGFGPEEELTNITDVQFLQSTRPLMSFWCRFRRAFVTVTHRLLLLCLGVVMVCVVLRYMKYRWTKEEEETRQMYDMVVKIIDVLRSHNEACQENKDLQPYMPIPHVRDSLIQPHDRKKMKKVWDRAVDFLAANESRVRTETRRIGGADFLVWRWIQPSASCDKILVIPSKVWQGQAFHLDRRNSPPNSLTPCLKIRNMFDPVMEIGDQWHLAIQEAILEKCSDNDGIVHIAVDKNSREGCVYVKCLSPEYAGKAFKALHGSWFDGKLVTVKYLRLDRYHHRFPQALTSNTPLKPSNKHMNSMSHLRLRTGLTNSQGSS